In Candidatus Afararchaeum irisae, a genomic segment contains:
- a CDS encoding permease, which produces MDRDELPDNVLFDWYLRYIGEPDAKTDVYAGFGIFLGGIALGLLGLVIFLPSTATEVGSDLYWTLRETSISMAIVGLPLVMLGVAVLLPVRKRAVYAAVTGTAVCVVGVVMFASSYPSNFNVDQSVTARVVSVYAVGLALVVSSTGAALIAHHLEKARGVGERSEESETETDTRPKVSQEDVESDIEEAMSTTEISWGGVEKKETKRLSLDVDTEISGQGFDVDAEETRASGSAVDEAVSGLKNLKGGETKEAKGGSTDDQTEALRQLRNQGDAESGSEGVGGVKTDSGGLVDRIRRWLT; this is translated from the coding sequence ATGGACAGAGACGAACTTCCCGACAACGTCCTCTTCGACTGGTACCTGCGTTACATAGGCGAGCCCGACGCCAAGACCGATGTCTACGCAGGCTTCGGAATATTCCTCGGCGGAATTGCTCTGGGTCTTCTGGGTCTAGTGATCTTCCTTCCGAGCACCGCGACCGAGGTCGGCTCAGACCTCTACTGGACATTGCGTGAGACATCGATCAGCATGGCTATCGTGGGCCTTCCCTTAGTGATGCTCGGAGTAGCGGTTCTCCTGCCTGTGAGAAAACGCGCCGTATACGCCGCAGTCACGGGAACCGCTGTCTGTGTCGTGGGTGTCGTGATGTTCGCCTCGTCTTATCCTTCGAACTTCAACGTCGATCAGTCTGTGACTGCGCGTGTTGTCTCGGTCTACGCAGTCGGTCTCGCGCTCGTGGTGTCGTCGACTGGAGCGGCTCTGATAGCCCACCATCTCGAAAAGGCACGTGGGGTAGGCGAACGATCCGAAGAGTCGGAGACTGAGACAGATACGAGACCCAAGGTCTCACAAGAAGACGTCGAGAGCGACATAGAGGAGGCAATGAGTACGACCGAGATATCGTGGGGAGGAGTCGAAAAGAAGGAGACCAAACGTCTCAGCCTCGATGTTGACACGGAGATAAGCGGACAGGGGTTTGACGTCGACGCCGAGGAGACGAGGGCGTCGGGTTCCGCTGTCGACGAGGCTGTCTCGGGACTCAAGAATCTCAAGGGAGGTGAGACAAAGGAGGCGAAAGGTGGGAGCACCGACGACCAGACGGAGGCTCTCAGACAGCTCCGTAACCAGGGAGACGCGGAGTCAGGATCGGAGGGAGTGGGAGGAGTAAAAACAGACTCCGGGGGACTCGTCGACAGAATCAGGAGATGGCTGACTTAA